In Terriglobus aquaticus, the genomic window TGCACCAGGGCATCGAAAGCTCGCGCGGGCGCTACGGCGCGTACCTGCTGCGCGATGGCATCGCGGGCCAACTGCACCCGCGCCGGGGTGCGCGCATTACCGCGATCGGGAATGGCGGAGCGATTCCGGACACGGCGATCTTTAGCGTGATCCTGCAGCCGGAAGGCACACAGATCGCCACGCTGGACGAGCACTACGCGATCGATTCCGGGCCGGGCGACGTAATCCAGCTTGGCAACGCGAGCTGGCGCGTTCTGGTGGTCGAGAAAGAAGGCCGCGTTCTGGTGGAAGACGCGCACGGCGCTCCGCCGAACGTGCCGTTCTGGGCCGGCGAAGCTCCGCAGCGCACGGACGTTCTGTCGGACTTCGTAAGTGCGTTGCGCGAGGAGATCTGCACGCGCACATCGGGTCTGCACCACGAGCGCATTACGCTTGATGATCCGCAGGTTGCGGAGGTCTGCGCGTGGCTGATGGACGAGTGCTGCGTGTGCGAGTCGGGGGCGCGGCAACTGGTGCAGTACGTGGTCTCCGGCTGCGCGGTGCTGGGCGCGGTGCCAAGCAAGAAGCGCATCATCGCCGAGCGCTTCTTTGATGAGGGCGGCGGCATGCAGTTGATCCTGCACGCGCCTTTTGGCGGCCGCATCAATCGCGCGTGGGGACTGGCGCTGCGCAAGCGCTTCTGCCGCGGCTTCAACTATGAACTGCAGGCCGCCGCGACGGACAACGGCATCAACATCTGCCTCGCCGAGCAGCACAGCTTTCCACTCTCGGACGTCTTCCACTACCTGACCGACGGCACCGCGAAGGAGCTGCTGGAGCAGGCGGCGCTGGCCTCGCCGATCTTCAAGACACGCTGGCGCTGGGCGGCGAACCGGTCGCTGCAACTCTTGCGATTTCAGAAGGGCAAGAAGGTCCCGCCGCAGGTGCAGCGTACGCGTGGTGAAGACCTGCTGGCCTCTGTTTTTCCGCAGGCGGCAGCGTGCTTTGAGACGATCGTCGGCGACATCCAGATTCCCGACCACCCGCTGGTGCGCGAGGTGATGCAGGACGTGCTGCAAGAGGCCATGGACCTGGAAGGCCTGCAGCAGGTGTTGCGCGACATGGATTCAGGTGCGATCGAATGCATTGCGGTGGATACGCCCGTGCCGTCGCAGTTTTCGCACGAGCTGCTGAACGCCAACCAGAACAGCTTCCTGGACGAGGCAGATCTCGAAGAGCGTCGCGCGCGCGCTGTTTCACTGCGCCGAACCATTCCGGATTCCGTACTGGGCGAAGCTGGCCGGCTCGATCCAGCGGCCATCCTCCAAGCGCGCTGTGAAATCTGGCCCGACCTGCGCGGTGAGCACGAATTGCATGATCTGCTGTTCAACACCGTCGCCTTGCCGCTGTCACTGTTCGACATTGAAAAAAGTGTTGGAACGAAAGCGAACGAACTGCTGGCGCATCGTGCGCAGGCGGCGCGTCACTGGCCGCTATTTTTTGAGCGGTTGCAGGCCCGCGGACGCTCCGCAACGGTGCAGTTCGGAGATGAAGTTTGCTGGGTGGCAACGGAGCGGCTGCAACACGCGCACGCACTGCTCGGCATCTGCTCGTCCGTGCCCTCCGAGAATGCCGGTTCAGAAGCTGTGCCCGGCTCGCTCGTTGCCCCCACGTCGGCCGATCTCCCCTCTGCTGCGGATGCTCTGAAGCTGCTCACGCAAGGACTGCTCCAACTTGTGGGACCTACCACGTCGAACCAGCTTGCTGCGATGTACGGCCTGCAGCCGCGCGCCCTGTTCCAGCAACTGGTGCAGATGGAGGTGCAGGGCGTTGCGATGCGCGGCGTGTTTGAGGGCACCACAACCACCGACGATGTGGAGATCGAGTGGTGCGAGCGGCGCATCCTGCAGCGCATCCATCGCCTCACGCTGGGCGCGCTGCGCAAGCAAATCCAGTCCGTCACACCGGCGGTGTTTCTGCGATGGCTGACGCGTTGGCAGCACCTTGCGCCGCAAACGCAGCTTTCCGGCGAAGAAGGCGTGCTCGAGGCTCTGCTGCAGTTGGAAGGCTTTGAAGCTCCGGCGGTGGAGTGGGAACGAACCTTGCTGCCTGCGCGTGTTCGCGATTACAGCCCGCAGTGGCTCGACGCCTTGTGTCTTTCCGGTGCGGTGGGATGGGGACGCATTTCGCCACATCCGGCATGGGCCGCGGGCGATGGCGCGGCGCCGCGCCGGGTGATCCCCACCAACATGGCGCCGATCACGTTCTATGTGCGTGAGTCTGCGGATTGGCTGGCCAGCGCGCTCGCGGCCAAACAAGTGGACGAAGCGAAGCTTGCCGCTGCGCTGAGTCCTGAGGCGCTGAGTGTGCGCGCGACTCTGCGGGACCGCGGAGCCTGCTTCACGGCGGACCTGCAGCGGATATGCACCCTGTCGAAGCCGCAAACGCAATCTGCGCTGTGGGAACTGGCTACCGCCGGTCTTGCTGCGGCCGACGGCTTCGATCAGTTGCGCCAGATGATGGACCCACGGCGCAAGCCACTGGCGACCGAGCCGGTTGCAAATGGAACGAGGCGCGGCACGCGCTCCACCAGCGGGCGATGGTCGCTCTTCCTCGAGGATGACGCTCCACAACGGACCGCGCCCGAACGCGCCCGGCTCAACGAAGCGGCACTGGAATCTGCGACACGCGTCCTGCTGGCGCGGTACGGCATTCTCTTTCGGGATCTGCTGGCGCGTGAGACAAACGCACCACCCTGGCGCGATCTGCTGCGCATGCTGCGCCGCCTGGAAGCACGCGGCGATGTGCGTGGAGGACGGTTTGTTTCCGGCTTTAATGGTGAGCAATTCGCCTTGCCGGAGGCGGTGGAATCCCTGCGCGCCACCAGGGACATTTCGCACGATGAAGTGCTTTCGATGGCCGCGTGCGATCCGGTCAACCTGGTTGGCATCTTGGTTCCCGGAGAACGCACTGCAGCGGTGGCGGGCAGGCGCGTCTATCTGCGAAACGGCGCAGCCTGCGACGAGGCTGGCGACTTGCTGGACGCAGTCGCGACGGCGGACGGCATTCGCAAGGCGAAGCGGGATACGGCTCCGCGGCCGCTGGCAGCGACGCCGGGTGCGGGCGGGATCGAAACGCCGTCGGGCCATGTCTCCGCGCAAGGTGGCCTGTTTGCCTGACGAGCCCGCAGGTCTCGCTCCGGAAGACTTCTACTACGAAGGCCCATACCTGGTCTTCACCGCGGCATACCACCTGAAGCGCGGGTACTGCTGCGGCAGCGGATGCCGGCACTGCCCCTACGGCGACGAGAAAGCATCCCCGAAATCGGGCTGTGATGACCCGGCCGCGACCGCCGCTACAATGGAACAGGACAGGGGAAATTGATGGCACACATGGTGTTTTGCGCGAAGTACAAGCAGGAACTGCCGGGACTGGACGAGCCGCCGTTCGACTCCGAGCTGGGTCAGAAGGTGTACAAGACCATCAGCCAGCGCGCGTGGAACGAGTGGGTCGAGCGGCAGAAGATGCTGTTGAACGAATATCGTTTGCAGCCCTGGACCCCGCAAGCGCAGGAGTTCCTGGTGGAGCAGATGAACGATTTCTTCTACGGCTCCGGCGGCGAACTGCCGAAGGAATACGTCGCTCCGACAGCCTAACTGCGTCACAGGAGAACCGATGACGCAAACCGCAGCCATTCTTGGCGGGTCGACCCTAGCAAGCGACACACCGCCGCCGCACCGGAGCGACAGCCGATTCGTGCGTGCTTGTCTGCGGCAGCAGGTGGATCGCACCCCTGTGTGGTTCCTGCGCCAGGCGGGTCGCTACATGCCGGAGTATATGGCGGTGCGCCGCCATCATTCGCTGCTCGAGATCTGCCGAACACCAGAGATCGCGGCAGAGGTGACGATCACCGCGGCAGAGCGCCTTGGCGTTGACGCGGCGATCATCTTTGCCGACCTGCTGCTGCCGTTCACGCCGATGGGACTCGACTTCGAGTTTGTGAACGGCGAGGGCCCGGTGGTGCATCAGCCGGTCCGCACGCGCGAGCAGATCGCGGCTCTGCGCACCGACGGCGCCGGCGAGCTGGAGTACGTTGCGCAGGCAATTGCGACGGTGGCCAAGCACTTTGCGGCACCGCGCGCGGATGGAGACCGTTTGGGGATCATCGGCTTCTGCGGAGCGCCTTTTACGCTCGCCAGTTACATGATCGAGGGCGGGTCGTCGCGCAATTACATCGAGACGAAGAAGCTGATGTACACCGATCGCGATGCCTGGACGATGCTCTGCGACAAGCTGGTGACGGTGCTGACGGAGTACGCCGCGCAGCAGGTGCGGGCGGGCGCGGATGTGCTGCAGGTGTTCGATAGCTGGGCCGGCGCGCTCTCGGTTGAGGACTATCGCGAATACGTTCTGCCTGCAACGACGCAACTGGTGCAAAGCATCAAGGCGCTGGGCGTGCCGGTGATTTATTTCGGCGTCGATACCGCTTCGCTGCTGAGCACCATGCGCGAGACCGGTGCCGATGTTCTGGGCCTGGACTGGCGCGTTCCCCTGGATGAGGGCTGGCGGCTGGCGGGCAAGAGCATCGCGGTGCAGGGCAATCTTGATCCGATTACGCTGTTCGCGCCGCAAGAAATTCTGCATGCTCGCGTGAAATCGGTTCTGGATGCGGCGGGAAACCGGCCAGGACACATCTTCAACCTGGGTCACGGAATCGTTCCGGGTACGCCGGTCGAGAACGTGATTGCGGTGGGGCAGTGGGTGCGCGAACTGAGCGCCCGGAGCGGAGCCGCGCAATGAGCCTCTTTCATTTTCTCGTCGGCGTTGCCGCGGAAAAACTGAACCTGCGTGAGCGCCTGGAGCCGCTGCACGATCAGATTGCGAGGCAGGTCACGCAGCGAGCGCAGGAGCCTGCAGAGAATGCGGTGACGCAGAGTTCCGGCCCGCTGCCGGAAGCGGTTCTGCTGCTGGCGCACGGCACGCCCGACACACTCGGGGAGATGGACGCGTACCTGAAGCTGGTGACCGGCGGTCGTGGCGTTCCGCCGCACGTGGTGCACGAGTTGCAGGAGCGCTACGCCGAGATCGGTCTGCGCGACGAACCCACTCCGGAAGGCCCGCACCTGACCCGCTGGACGCTGCTGCAGGGCCGGCTGCTCGCAGCGAAGCTGGGCGTGCCCGTGTATGTTGGCATGCGCAACTGGAAGCCATTCATCGCCGATGTCGTCGCGCAGATGAAGAGCGACGGCGTTCGCAGCGCGCGTACCCTGTGCCTGGCGCCGCAGAATAGCCGCACCAGCGTGGGTCTGTACCGGCGCGCGGTGGAGACCGCCGCAGGCGACGACCTCCAGATCGACTTTCTCGCGGGGTGGGCAGAGCATCCGCTGCTGGCGCGTGCCTTTGCTGAAAAGATGCGGGCAGCGTTGCTCTCCGCGCGCGCAACGGGTGCCCGTACCGCCGTGCTGTTCACCGCGCACTCGGTCCCCTGCCGCACCGTGCAGGCTTCTGTGAAGCCGGTGGAGCACCACGGCATGGTGCTTGCCACCGAACCCGACACCTACAACTCCGAGTGCAAGAAAACCGCCGCTCGCATTGCCGCGGAACTGAGCGACATTCTGCCGGAGTCGGAGTGGTACTTCTGCTTCCAGTCGCAGGGCATCAGCGGTGGGCCATGGATCGGTCCCAGCGTGGAAGATACGCTGTCGGCGCTGAAACAGGAAGGCTACGAACACGTGGTCTTGCAGCCGGTCGGCTTCCTGTGCGATCACGTGGAGATTCTGTACGACATCGACATCGCGTTTCAGCAGACGGCGCGCGAACTTGGCATCACCATCTCGCGCGCGGAGAGCCTGAACGACAGTTCGACGCTTATACAAGCGTTAGAGGATTTGGTGCGGAACGGCTACGAGCATCCGCTGGCACCCGCGCCGCACACCAGCGCCGAGTTGCTGACAGTGCTCGCGCCCCTGGAAGAGCCCGCAACGGCCGCCTGAGATGCCGAAGCACATCCTCATTCTTGGCGGCGGCATTGCCGGCCTGACCGCGGCCTATGAACTGACAAGATTACAGCAGAGCGGGGCGGACCTCACGTTCACCCTGATTGAGAAGTCCGCCCGTCTTGGCGGGACGGTGGAGACCGAACGCCGCTCAACAACGGCGGGCGAGTTCGTGATCGACCTGGGCCCCGACGGTTGGGTGAGCGAAAAACCGTGGGCGCGCGAACTTGCGATCGAGCTCGGCCTTGGTGATCAGTTGCTGCCCTCGAACGACGCCGAACGCGTCACGTGGGTACTGCACAATCAGCGCCTGGAAGCCATGCCGGACGGGATGCGCATGATGGTCCCGTCGGATCTGGGCAGTCTGGACCATGCGCCGCTGTTCAACGCGGAGGCGCGTGCCGCGTACGCCGCCGAGCCGGGTCGCGCGGAGGAGTTGAAGCGTACCGCGGCGCAGAGTGACGAATCGGTCGCCAGCTTCGTGCGGCGTCACTATGGCGACGAGGTGCTGCGCACCATTGGCGCTCCGCTGCTGGGGGGCATCTTCGGCGGAGACGTGGAGCAGCTAAGCGTGCGCGCGGTGATGAAGCCGTTCGTGGACATGGAGCGCGAGTACGGATCGCTCATCCTAGCGTTGCAGGCCAAGGCGGTCGAACGCAGTTCTAGGCCGCAGACCGGGAATAAGGCGACCATCTTCACCTCCCTGCTCCGCGGCACAGGAGCCTTAGCCGAGGCGATGATTGCGACACTCGATCCGCAAAACATCATGTTCCACAGGCGGGCGGTGAGCCTGACTCGCGTGGGATCGCAATGGCGTGTTGGTTCGGAGTTGGATGTACGCACGCCCGGCGTGTCCGCCGAGGCGCACCTGGCAGATCACGTTCTGATCGCCCTGCCTGTGCTGCAGGCGCGCGACCTGCTTCGCGATCTGGATGGAACGGCCATCCGCGTGATGCAGATGCAGACCAGCAGCGCTGCCGTGGTCGCATTTGGGTTTCTGCCGGAGAAGAACGTGCAGTGGCCGAAGGGCTTCGGCTTCCTTGTGCCGCCCACCGATGCCAGCGGAGGCGGCCTGCTTGCCGCCACCTTCAGCGACCAAAAGTACGCGCATCGCGCCCCTGCCGGCGGCCGCCTAATCCGCGCCTATTATGGTGGGCTCGACGTTGCAGCGGATGGCAGCGACCTGCCCGCATCCGCAATGCGCTCGCTGCCCTATGGGAATGCACTGGAAGACCTGCGCAGCATTCTGGGCCCGCTGCCCGACCCGGATTTTTCGATTACGCGCCTATGGCATCGCGCGCTGCCGCAGTATGCGGTGAGCCACCTGGAGCGGATGGCCGAGCTGGATGCGCGGATTCAGCAGCTTGGCGGCCTTCACCTGCTCGGCAATGGTTACCGCGGTGTAGGCTTGCCGGACCTGATCCGCGACGCTCGGGCCGCAGCGCGATCTGTAGCGGGGGCAAGCTAGACCGGAAACGCGAAGCGCTGCAGCAACTGCCACGGGCCGCCCAGGTAGCGCCACCAATCCAGACCGACAGCCTGGCATCGCCACGGCACGAAGCCGGCCTGCAGCACAGCCAGCGTCTCCCGGGCCACGGCAGGCTCCACCTTGTTCTGCACAACGACGTGCGGTCGGAAGCCCTGCCGGTCCTGCGGGCTCAGCTCGTCTTGAAACGCGTTGCTCAGGTCGCGGTGGAGAGCCTTGGCGGCAGGCGCTTCCAGGAAGAAGGCAACGCCCCGCCCCAGCGAGCGCAACCCGCTCACCTCCATGTGGAACGGTCGCGTTGCCGTCGCGATGGCACGCAGCGAGTGGGCTACGGCCTCGGTCTCGGGCAGGGTATGAAAGAGCGTGAGATGTGCAGGAATCTGGTTCCGCTCTGGCGGAAACCATTGCTGTCGCAGCAACTCAAACCGCTGCTGCGACGACGAGTCCAGCGCCAGAGTCAGAACGGAGCTCACGGCTGCTACTGGCGCGGCTTTAAAGAGGGCGCATTGCCGTTGGCCGGGGTATCAGGGCCGAGCGTCGGCGCCTTGCCCGCGCCGCCGGCCGGCGTTGCGTTCTTCATGTTGGTTTCATAGGCCAGCGTGGCCGCTTTGAAATCCGGCTCCATGCTGTTGACGGTGCCCTGCAAAATCTGGATGGTCTTGCCGCTCAGTTCGGGGCTCTTGGCGACCAGCGCCTGCCCCGCAGGCGTCTTGTAGAAGGCCAGGATGCCGTCGAGCTCCGGCTCAGTGAACGTCTGCATGTACAGATCGACCAGCTTGGGATGAACCGAGTCCCACGACGCGCCCTTTTGCGCGATCGTGCCCATCTGGTCCAGGTAATCCTGCGTGATCTTCTTCTGCTGGTCAGTGCTCGCCGTTTGCACCAGCATCTGGCGAGACGCGGCCTGCTTCACGCGATCGGGAACGCTGGCCAGCATCTGCTTGCTCAGGCTGTCCACCTTGCTCAGCGTCAGCATCTCTTCCACCTTGGTGCGCTTGGAGGCGTCGTCCGCGTGCAGCGACAACGGGAGAGCGCACAGGCAAAGGGCGAATAGGACAGAACGGCGCATGAAACTCCTTTTGAGAACGCCGCATGTGCCGCGCCTTCAAAGTCGATTCTACGCCGCGAGACCTACTCCGGCTGCCACCCCGGACGCTCCGCTACCGAGCGTGACAGCGCGACGAAACAAGACGCCAGCGGAATTGCCGATACGCAAGCCGCCATTAGGTTGATGGCAAACGGAGCGGCTGCGCCATGGATGCGGTGGGCCAGTTCCAGATGGCGCTGCAGCGCTCCGCCGGCGTACACGATGGCGGCGAACAGGGCAAAGCTGATCGCAGCGACCACAAAGGCGGGTATCCGCGAAGTTTCGCGCAGGCGAACTCCTTGCACACCAGCGAGCAGGCGCAACCACGCAGGCAAGATAAACCAGACCGACAGGATGAGGAAGCACCACGTGACGACGTACCCCCATTGGGGCGGAACGCCGCCACGCAGCGAGAAGAATAGCCCGACCACCGCGGTAAGCGCGCCCACGCCCAGCGTGAATGCCGCCACCCTGAGCACCTCGCCCATAGGTGCGGTCCAGTCGTTCGGGCGCGCTCCGTCTTCATCGCGCAGGCGATGTGCCCAACGGCCCGTGACCGCCATGCCGTAGACCAGCAAACCAATTTCGATCAGCAGAGGCAGAAATGTGAACACCGCAGCCACGACCACTACGGGGCCGCTGACCTTGCCGGAAAAGCCTCCCAAGACCGACTTCGGCGCCACGGCCTTCATCGCCGGGCCCTTCAGGGACCCGAATATCCAATAGGTGGCGAAGTCGAGCAGCCGAACGGCCAGCACCGGCAGCAATACGACTGGATTTCGCAACAGGAATCCTGCTGTCTTTTGGAGCAATGCCCCCGTCCCGTTCACGCTGGCCTTTCCGCGCCTCTTGGCGCTTCCTGGATTGCTTTATGAGAATCGCGGCAGACTTACTTCGCTGCCGGCTTTGGAGGTGCTGAGGACTTGCTGCCGTACTTGGATTGCATCTCTTGTGCGAACTCCATGGCTGCCTGCATGATCTGCGGCTGTACGGTCTGCATCAGCGACTGCGTAACCGCCTGCGATCGCTCAACGATCTCCGGCTGCTTGGCGACCATCTCCGCACCGACCGGCGACTTGTAAAACGCGATCAGCCCATCGATCTCGCTCTCGGAATACACGGAAGCATAGATGTCGGTGAACTGCGGCTCCAGCTTCTCCCAGGTTGCGGCCTGCGCAACGATGCCATGCACCTTGACGATGAATGCATCCAGATCCGCCTGCTGCTCAGCCGTCAGTGTTCCTGCAGGCATCAGCTTGCGAAGCAATTGCGGCATTTGCTTCTCCTGCGCTGCAAACATGATCCTCATGGTCTGGTCGATGTGAGCCAGTTGGAACATTTCGTGCAGCTTGGCGCGTTTGCTGGCCTCGTCGGCGTGCGTCGCCATGGGCAGTGCCGCTGCGAGCAACAGACCCGCGATCCACTGTGCTCCTCGGTTCATCGCTACTTCTCCTTCAACGGCGTACGTGCAAAGTAATACAGCGCGCCCGCCAGCAGTGCAAACATGACCACCGCAACGGGGTCGTGGTAGAGCGGATTCGTTTCGCTGAAGCGGGGCAGGTGCCAGTTGCCGCCACGATTTTCGCTCACGCTTTCCAGCAGTTTGGTCGCGACGCCAAGCAGACCGACCAGGCCGCCGGCAGCAATCAGGCCGCTGGCAAACAGCGAGCCGGGCGAGATCTCGTCGTTGTCCAGATCCGTAAGAGGCTCGTTGCCGGTCACCTCGGCCTGCATCTCGTCGTTCGTCAGCAGAGCTAATTTCGCGGCGTCGCGAGCACGGGCTTTCGCAATGGCGCGGTCCGCCAGCCAGCGCACCAGGCCGCCCACAAAGATCGCCAGCGTCGTTGCGATGCTGAGATAGGCGCCCACGGCGAAGGTCAGCGAGCGAATGCCCAGCAGCTCCACCGCGATCACCAGCGCTACCCCCAGCAGTACCAGGCTCCACGGCAGCTTGCGGCTCAGGATGCCGTTGATCACGGTGGCCATCAGCCGGCCCTGGGGCGCGGCGGCCTTCTCACTGCCGATGCCCTGGATCCACTGGATCTCCAACGCGCCGGTTGCAGGATCCATCAGGTACTTGCCATCTTCCAGCGTCGGCGATCCGATTGCGTTTACCAGGTGGAAGCGTGTGGCATCGTTCACTTCGCCCGCCTCCTGCGACGCGGTTCCCGACTTCTGCGCCAGCCGGATGTGCGGGCGCGGGAACGTGCCCATGTCATGCACGCCTTCGGGCAGCGCAGACGGGTTCAGTTGCACAGCGTGAGCCATGGGCCGGAACTCCTCGAGCCCCGTGTTCATCAGCTTGAGCGTGACACCGATGGAGAACACGCTAACGATCACGCCGATCATGATGGCGAGCTGCGTCTTCCACGGCGTTGCTCCGATCAGGTAGCCGGTCTTCAGGTCCTGCGCGCAATCACCGGCGTTACTCGCCGCAATGCAGACCACGCCGCCGATGGTGATTGCCAGCGCACCAAATGCCGGTGCGGTCCAGCCTTTGACGAGAAAAATTGCAGCCGTGGCCATGAGGGTGGCGATGGTCATGCCGCTAACCGGGCTCGCACTGGACCCAACGATGCCGACGATGCGCGCAGAGACCGTAACGAAGAGGAAGCCGAAAACCACGATCAGCAACGCCGCCGCAAGATTGGCCAGGATGCCGACCTGCGCTCCCGGCACCGGCTTGAACTGCAGGAAGGCAGCCATGATCAGCACCAGCAGAGCGCTGCCGCCGAACACGACGGAGTTCGGCAGGTCGTGCGCAGTGCGCGGCAGCTTGCCGAGCCAGCCACTCCGTTCGTCTGCAGACGATACTGCGGCGGCACGTCCGCCCGGCTCACCCGGCAAGCCGTCGCGCCCCAGCAGGTCCGCCGCAATCGGCTGCGCGGGAGCGGACACGGTGGAAGCGACGGCTTCTTCTGTGTTCGCCGCTGCCTTTTTGCCCACCGATCCGCGCAACGCGCCCACGATCGTCGGCAGGGTGCGCAGGA contains:
- the hemG gene encoding protoporphyrinogen oxidase, which encodes MPKHILILGGGIAGLTAAYELTRLQQSGADLTFTLIEKSARLGGTVETERRSTTAGEFVIDLGPDGWVSEKPWARELAIELGLGDQLLPSNDAERVTWVLHNQRLEAMPDGMRMMVPSDLGSLDHAPLFNAEARAAYAAEPGRAEELKRTAAQSDESVASFVRRHYGDEVLRTIGAPLLGGIFGGDVEQLSVRAVMKPFVDMEREYGSLILALQAKAVERSSRPQTGNKATIFTSLLRGTGALAEAMIATLDPQNIMFHRRAVSLTRVGSQWRVGSELDVRTPGVSAEAHLADHVLIALPVLQARDLLRDLDGTAIRVMQMQTSSAAVVAFGFLPEKNVQWPKGFGFLVPPTDASGGGLLAATFSDQKYAHRAPAGGRLIRAYYGGLDVAADGSDLPASAMRSLPYGNALEDLRSILGPLPDPDFSITRLWHRALPQYAVSHLERMAELDARIQQLGGLHLLGNGYRGVGLPDLIRDARAAARSVAGAS
- the hemE gene encoding uroporphyrinogen decarboxylase; the encoded protein is MTQTAAILGGSTLASDTPPPHRSDSRFVRACLRQQVDRTPVWFLRQAGRYMPEYMAVRRHHSLLEICRTPEIAAEVTITAAERLGVDAAIIFADLLLPFTPMGLDFEFVNGEGPVVHQPVRTREQIAALRTDGAGELEYVAQAIATVAKHFAAPRADGDRLGIIGFCGAPFTLASYMIEGGSSRNYIETKKLMYTDRDAWTMLCDKLVTVLTEYAAQQVRAGADVLQVFDSWAGALSVEDYREYVLPATTQLVQSIKALGVPVIYFGVDTASLLSTMRETGADVLGLDWRVPLDEGWRLAGKSIAVQGNLDPITLFAPQEILHARVKSVLDAAGNRPGHIFNLGHGIVPGTPVENVIAVGQWVRELSARSGAAQ
- a CDS encoding DUF2059 domain-containing protein — protein: MRRSVLFALCLCALPLSLHADDASKRTKVEEMLTLSKVDSLSKQMLASVPDRVKQAASRQMLVQTASTDQQKKITQDYLDQMGTIAQKGASWDSVHPKLVDLYMQTFTEPELDGILAFYKTPAGQALVAKSPELSGKTIQILQGTVNSMEPDFKAATLAYETNMKNATPAGGAGKAPTLGPDTPANGNAPSLKPRQ
- a CDS encoding DUF5522 domain-containing protein; this encodes MSPRKVACLPDEPAGLAPEDFYYEGPYLVFTAAYHLKRGYCCGSGCRHCPYGDEKASPKSGCDDPAATAATMEQDRGN
- a CDS encoding DUF2059 domain-containing protein: MNRGAQWIAGLLLAAALPMATHADEASKRAKLHEMFQLAHIDQTMRIMFAAQEKQMPQLLRKLMPAGTLTAEQQADLDAFIVKVHGIVAQAATWEKLEPQFTDIYASVYSESEIDGLIAFYKSPVGAEMVAKQPEIVERSQAVTQSLMQTVQPQIMQAAMEFAQEMQSKYGSKSSAPPKPAAK
- the hemH gene encoding ferrochelatase: MSLFHFLVGVAAEKLNLRERLEPLHDQIARQVTQRAQEPAENAVTQSSGPLPEAVLLLAHGTPDTLGEMDAYLKLVTGGRGVPPHVVHELQERYAEIGLRDEPTPEGPHLTRWTLLQGRLLAAKLGVPVYVGMRNWKPFIADVVAQMKSDGVRSARTLCLAPQNSRTSVGLYRRAVETAAGDDLQIDFLAGWAEHPLLARAFAEKMRAALLSARATGARTAVLFTAHSVPCRTVQASVKPVEHHGMVLATEPDTYNSECKKTAARIAAELSDILPESEWYFCFQSQGISGGPWIGPSVEDTLSALKQEGYEHVVLQPVGFLCDHVEILYDIDIAFQQTARELGITISRAESLNDSSTLIQALEDLVRNGYEHPLAPAPHTSAELLTVLAPLEEPATAA
- a CDS encoding DEAD/DEAH box helicase translates to MASLAMASPESLAFEHPALAWAHPVVREWFLQRFGSPTEPQIEGWPAIVRGDATLISAPTGSGKTLTAFLVAINELFVEAVEGRLPATTQIVYVSPLKALSNDVQKNLDEPLKEILALALERGYLLPQIRTGVRTGDTLPKERLAMLKAPPHILVTTPESLYLLLTSAKARENLRCVRTVIVDEIHAMADDKRGAHLALTLERLDAIVTGENRLSPGSMLTGRSTPPQRIGLSATQNPIELVADFLTGAEGKRATIVQVGQRRKLDLAIEIPSSELSSVCDSKMWVDVFDRVAQLCREHKSTLVFVNTRRMTERLCGALAERLGPENVAAHHGSLSRALRLDAEQRLKAGEIQALVATASLELGIDIGAVDLVIQLNSTRAVAAAMQRVGRAGHWRGATPKGRFFATTRDDLLEQAALVQAMRSGSLDRLEIPPKPLDILMQQMVAMCAAEPWEEDALFRLVTRAYPYRDLTRAEFDELVTLLHQGIESSRGRYGAYLLRDGIAGQLHPRRGARITAIGNGGAIPDTAIFSVILQPEGTQIATLDEHYAIDSGPGDVIQLGNASWRVLVVEKEGRVLVEDAHGAPPNVPFWAGEAPQRTDVLSDFVSALREEICTRTSGLHHERITLDDPQVAEVCAWLMDECCVCESGARQLVQYVVSGCAVLGAVPSKKRIIAERFFDEGGGMQLILHAPFGGRINRAWGLALRKRFCRGFNYELQAAATDNGINICLAEQHSFPLSDVFHYLTDGTAKELLEQAALASPIFKTRWRWAANRSLQLLRFQKGKKVPPQVQRTRGEDLLASVFPQAAACFETIVGDIQIPDHPLVREVMQDVLQEAMDLEGLQQVLRDMDSGAIECIAVDTPVPSQFSHELLNANQNSFLDEADLEERRARAVSLRRTIPDSVLGEAGRLDPAAILQARCEIWPDLRGEHELHDLLFNTVALPLSLFDIEKSVGTKANELLAHRAQAARHWPLFFERLQARGRSATVQFGDEVCWVATERLQHAHALLGICSSVPSENAGSEAVPGSLVAPTSADLPSAADALKLLTQGLLQLVGPTTSNQLAAMYGLQPRALFQQLVQMEVQGVAMRGVFEGTTTTDDVEIEWCERRILQRIHRLTLGALRKQIQSVTPAVFLRWLTRWQHLAPQTQLSGEEGVLEALLQLEGFEAPAVEWERTLLPARVRDYSPQWLDALCLSGAVGWGRISPHPAWAAGDGAAPRRVIPTNMAPITFYVRESADWLASALAAKQVDEAKLAAALSPEALSVRATLRDRGACFTADLQRICTLSKPQTQSALWELATAGLAAADGFDQLRQMMDPRRKPLATEPVANGTRRGTRSTSGRWSLFLEDDAPQRTAPERARLNEAALESATRVLLARYGILFRDLLARETNAPPWRDLLRMLRRLEARGDVRGGRFVSGFNGEQFALPEAVESLRATRDISHDEVLSMAACDPVNLVGILVPGERTAAVAGRRVYLRNGAACDEAGDLLDAVATADGIRKAKRDTAPRPLAATPGAGGIETPSGHVSAQGGLFA
- a CDS encoding 2'-5' RNA ligase family protein translates to MSSVLTLALDSSSQQRFELLRQQWFPPERNQIPAHLTLFHTLPETEAVAHSLRAIATATRPFHMEVSGLRSLGRGVAFFLEAPAAKALHRDLSNAFQDELSPQDRQGFRPHVVVQNKVEPAVARETLAVLQAGFVPWRCQAVGLDWWRYLGGPWQLLQRFAFPV
- a CDS encoding oxidative damage protection protein, whose protein sequence is MAHMVFCAKYKQELPGLDEPPFDSELGQKVYKTISQRAWNEWVERQKMLLNEYRLQPWTPQAQEFLVEQMNDFFYGSGGELPKEYVAPTA